In Acipenser ruthenus chromosome 15, fAciRut3.2 maternal haplotype, whole genome shotgun sequence, a genomic segment contains:
- the LOC131697544 gene encoding skin secretory protein xP2-like codes for MLLKGARHTPAQPPQQREPAPPQPPSEWPASAPSPLPPPPPGAEQQELPLSPPPPGAGQQELLLSPPSPGAEQQELPLPPPPPPAEGECLLVPHPPSWEDCLPLPPPPAEGECLLVPPPPSWEDCLPLPPPPAEGECLLVLPQPSWEDCLPLPPPPAEDEYLLVPPQPPWEDCLPLPAPPAEGHRVRGRSGAPAAASMARGSPPEFAFRGSAAAAVAFRGSAAAAVAFRGSAAAAVAFRGSAAAAVAFRGSAAAAVAFRGSAAAAVAWGRQGSCFAWGRRGSGFAWGRQGSCFAWGRYTMAGAP; via the exons atgctgctgaagggagcacggcacacgccagcccagccgccacagcagagggagccagcaccgccacagcctccctctgagtggccagcatccgccccatcgcctctgcctccaccaccaccaggagcagagcagcaggagctgcctctgtctccaccaccaccaggagcagggcagcaggagctgcttctgtctccaccatcaccaggagcagagcagcaagagctgcctctgcctccgccacctccaccagcagagggtgaatgcctgctggttccacatccaccgtcgtgggaggactgcttgcccctcccacctccaccagcagagggtgaatgcctgctggttccgcctccaccgtcgtgggaggactgcttgcccctcccacctccaccagcagagggtgaatgcctgctggttctgcctcaaccgtcgtgggaggactgcttgcccctcccacctccaccagcagaggatgaatacctgctggttccgcctcagccgccgtgggaggactgcttgccactcccagctccaccagcagagg gacacagggtacgagggagaagtggagctcccgctgccgcctccatggccaggggctcccctcccgagttcgccttccgagggtccgctgcggctgccgtcgccttccgagggtccgctgctgctgccgtcgccttccgagggtccgctgctgctgccgtcgccttccgagggtccgctgctgctgccgtcgccttccgagggtccgctgctgctgccgtcgccttccgagggtccgctgctgctgccgtcgcctggggtcgccagggatcctgcttcgcctggggtcgtcgagggtccggctttgcctggggtcgccagggatcctgcttcgcctggggtcgctacacgatggccggagctccatga
- the LOC131697543 gene encoding skin secretory protein xP2-like produces the protein MHPYQTRADSGQEQSSRSCLCLHHHQEQGSRSCFCLHHHQEQSSKSCLCLRHLHQQRVNACWFHIHRRGRTACPSHLHQQRVNACWFRLHRRGRTACPSHLHQQRVNACWFCLNRRGRTACPSHLHQQRMNTCWFRLSRRGRTACHSQLHQQRDTGYEGEVELPLPPPWPGAPLPSSPSEGPLRLPSPSEGPLLLPSPSEGPLLLPSPSEGPLLLPSPSEGPLLLPSPSEGPLLLPSPGVARDPASPGVVEGPALPGVARDPASPGVATRWPELHERELPEMKKGGEVRRPAPPAALSRLEIMWSEPHGGELPAMKKGGEVRRPAPPAALSRQDRVWREPRKRELPATKNGGVPEIPPWPPPRSNLLPPLPGL, from the exons atgcatccttaccaaacgcgtgcagactctggccaggagcagagcagcaggagctgcctctgtctccaccaccaccaggagcagggcagcaggagctgcttctgtctccaccatcaccaggagcagagcagcaagagctgcctctgcctccgccacctccaccagcagagggtgaatgcctgctggttccacatccaccgtcgtgggaggactgcttgcccctcccacctccaccagcagagggtgaatgcctgctggttccgcctccaccgtcgtgggaggactgcttgcccctcccacctccaccagcagagggtgaatgcctgctggttctgcctcaaccgtcgtgggaggactgcttgcccctcccacctccaccagcagaggatgaatacctgctggttccgcctcagccgccgtgggaggactgcttgccactcccagctccaccagcagagg gacacagggtacgagggagaagtggagctcccgctgccgcctccatggccaggggctcccctcccgagttcgccttccgagggtccgctgcggctgccgtcgccttccgagggtccgctgctgctgccgtcgccttccgagggtccgctgctgctgccgtcgccttccgagggtccgctgctgctgccgtcgccttccgagggtccgctgctgctgccgtcgccttccgagggtccgctgctgctgccgtcgcctggggtcgccagggatcctgcttcgcctggggtcgtcgagggtccggctttgcctggggtcgccagggatcctgcttcgcctggggtcgctacacgatggccggagctccatgaaagggagctgccagaaatgaagaaagggggggaggtcaggagaccagctcccccagccgcactttcgcggctggagatcatgtggtcggagccccacggaggggaactgccggccatgaagaaggggggagaggtcaggagaccagctcccccagccgcactttcgcggcaggatagagtgtggcgggagccccggaagagggaactgccggccacgaagaatgggggggtgccagagattccaccatggccaccccccagaagtaacttgcttccccctcttccgggactttaa